A genomic window from Bradyrhizobium lupini includes:
- the wecB gene encoding non-hydrolyzing UDP-N-acetylglucosamine 2-epimerase — translation MRKHFFILLGTRPEAIKLFPVINLLKAERSKDISVTICATAQHRQLLDQVLKLAKVVPDFDLNVMTTNQTLDHLTARLLGQIGELLEKLKPTRVIVQGDTATAMTGALASYYHRIPLSHIEAGLRSGDIFAPWPEEVNRKIVGSIADQHFAPTERAACALRSENVADNRIHVTGNTVVDALILAKAMVDSDPGLSCRWDGIKKRHGNRRIILVTCHRRENFGGGVLNIANALETILRREDVAVVLPVHPNPNVRDLFASRFSDHPRVVLTSPQEYTDFVSLLSLSYLVLTDSGGVQEEAPTFGKPVLVMRETTERPEGVEAGTARLVGTNYERIVAETFRLLDDDETYAAMSRSHNPFGDGHASERIVKVLLDA, via the coding sequence GTGCGCAAGCATTTTTTTATCCTTCTGGGAACCCGGCCGGAAGCAATCAAGCTTTTTCCAGTCATTAATCTGCTCAAGGCTGAGAGGAGCAAGGACATTTCCGTGACGATCTGTGCGACCGCACAGCACCGGCAACTGCTTGATCAGGTCCTCAAGCTGGCAAAAGTGGTCCCGGATTTCGATCTAAACGTCATGACGACCAATCAGACGCTGGATCATCTGACCGCGCGGCTGCTCGGACAAATTGGCGAGCTCCTAGAAAAGTTGAAGCCCACCAGGGTCATTGTCCAAGGCGACACGGCGACGGCAATGACGGGCGCACTGGCATCCTATTATCACCGCATACCGCTCTCCCACATCGAGGCCGGACTGCGCAGCGGTGATATCTTCGCTCCGTGGCCGGAGGAGGTGAACCGCAAGATCGTCGGCTCGATCGCCGATCAACATTTTGCTCCAACAGAGCGCGCAGCATGCGCGTTGCGTTCTGAAAACGTCGCGGATAACCGCATTCACGTTACCGGAAACACGGTGGTAGATGCTCTCATCCTCGCGAAAGCCATGGTCGACTCCGATCCGGGACTGTCGTGCCGCTGGGATGGCATCAAGAAGCGTCACGGCAATCGGCGCATCATCCTGGTGACCTGCCATCGCAGGGAAAATTTCGGCGGAGGCGTCCTCAACATCGCTAACGCGTTGGAGACTATCCTGCGCAGGGAGGACGTTGCCGTCGTGCTCCCCGTGCATCCGAATCCGAATGTCCGTGACCTGTTTGCGTCTCGGTTTTCGGACCACCCGCGGGTCGTGCTTACTTCTCCCCAGGAATACACTGATTTTGTAAGCCTGCTCTCGCTATCTTATCTGGTCCTGACAGACTCAGGCGGCGTACAGGAGGAGGCACCGACTTTTGGAAAGCCGGTCCTGGTGATGCGCGAGACAACCGAGCGTCCTGAGGGGGTGGAAGCGGGAACGGCACGCCTGGTCGGTACGAACTACGAGCGGATCGTTGCTGAGACATTTCGCCTGCTCGACGATGACGAGACCTATGCTGCCATGTCGCGTTCGCACAATCCGTTCGGTGACGGGCACGCGAGCGAGCGGATCGTGAAGGTCCTTCTCGATGCATGA
- a CDS encoding DegT/DnrJ/EryC1/StrS aminotransferase family protein, whose protein sequence is MIPFLDLKAQYSQIKPEIDAAVARVVGSGHFVLGPEVTAFEGRFAEYCRTAHCRAVNSGTSALHLALLAAGVGTGDEVITVSMTFVATTAAILYSGARPVFVDVDPVTWTMHPGSIEAAITPRTKAILPVHLHGQMADMDSIMEIARRHGLVVIEDAAQAHGAEYRGRRAGSIGDLGCFSFYPGKNLGAFGEGGAVVTDRAELARRVSLLRDWGQETKYNHVIPGYNYRMDEIQSAILNVKLNYIERWTEARRSLAERYNALLSDLLCPRPQPPPYARHVYHVYAVRLPWRDEALTLLREAGIGAGIHYPVPVHLQTAYAELGYRAGDLPVTEMLANDFLSLPIYPELLPEQVVEVASTLRNAALRPSEVTSDRAEHPESLVTRFHNRRAS, encoded by the coding sequence TTGATACCCTTCCTGGATCTGAAAGCCCAATATAGCCAGATCAAGCCGGAAATCGATGCGGCGGTCGCGAGAGTCGTCGGCAGCGGGCACTTTGTGCTCGGCCCAGAGGTCACTGCGTTTGAGGGTCGCTTCGCGGAATATTGCCGGACCGCCCATTGCCGCGCGGTGAACAGCGGAACCTCGGCACTTCATCTTGCCTTGCTGGCGGCGGGCGTCGGAACCGGTGACGAAGTCATCACGGTATCCATGACCTTCGTCGCGACAACCGCAGCGATCCTCTACAGCGGAGCCAGACCGGTGTTTGTCGACGTTGACCCGGTAACATGGACGATGCATCCCGGTTCGATCGAGGCTGCGATAACACCGCGAACGAAGGCGATCCTGCCGGTTCATCTCCACGGGCAGATGGCCGACATGGACTCCATTATGGAGATCGCGCGTCGTCACGGTCTGGTAGTCATCGAGGACGCCGCGCAGGCGCATGGCGCGGAATACCGCGGACGTCGCGCGGGCTCGATTGGCGATCTGGGATGCTTCAGCTTTTACCCCGGCAAGAATCTTGGAGCCTTTGGCGAGGGCGGGGCCGTCGTAACCGATCGGGCTGAATTGGCACGCCGCGTGTCATTGCTGCGGGATTGGGGACAGGAGACGAAATACAATCACGTCATTCCCGGATACAACTATCGCATGGACGAAATTCAGAGCGCGATACTGAACGTCAAGCTGAACTACATTGAGCGCTGGACGGAAGCTCGTCGTTCGCTCGCTGAGCGATACAATGCACTGCTGTCTGATCTTTTATGCCCGCGTCCCCAGCCGCCCCCGTACGCCCGTCACGTGTATCACGTCTATGCGGTCAGATTGCCGTGGCGCGACGAAGCGCTGACGCTATTGCGTGAAGCCGGTATCGGCGCCGGGATCCACTATCCCGTTCCGGTGCATCTGCAGACTGCCTATGCAGAACTCGGTTATCGTGCCGGTGATCTTCCCGTCACCGAGATGTTGGCGAACGATTTCCTCTCTCTTCCCATTTATCCAGAGTTGCTGCCGGAACAGGTGGTCGAGGTTGCCTCCACACTCAGGAACGCGGCACTGCGGCCCAGCGAAGTGACAAGCGACCGAGCAGAGCATCCAGAGAGTCTCGTGACAAGGTTCCACAACAGGAGAGCGTCTTGA
- a CDS encoding oligosaccharide flippase family protein produces the protein MDQVQRSILFSALDRYGTLVLLFVATAVLARLLSPEEFGIYAVVTAVTSIIAACFQEFAGASYLIQKRDLSRASVQTTFTITLAISAVTALVLFTFARFVARMFELDSLRQGIEVSAINLLLLPFSGTIAALFRREMQFGTLAICNLASGAAAAIVSTGLAMAHFSYMAPVWGGVAGNAVLALMLLIWRRDLDAMRPSLVDWREIVGFGLYSGAVSVVNVFYGLAPQLFLARILDFASVGLYSRATASTQIFDKLVTQVLSPVVMPAVVARSNAGGDLKAVYLAAIRLLSVVQWPFLISIAIMARPIIVIWLGPAWLEIVPLVQLLCIANLALFAACLTYPVFVAVGRVQDALISSLVSLPPSLLVIFVASFFGVHAVAASALLTLPFQAAVAVHFLGRHLRLRPSEFARSLQMSATVTALVASAVFMCATLTEAEGLSPLVGLLLTFSVAVLCWWLGLMMTGHPLLQHLHHALMGLARMVPARWPSRTAL, from the coding sequence ATGGACCAGGTGCAACGTTCGATCTTGTTCTCCGCGCTCGATCGTTACGGCACCCTTGTGCTGCTCTTTGTCGCAACCGCGGTGCTTGCCCGTTTGTTGTCGCCGGAAGAATTTGGCATCTATGCGGTCGTGACCGCGGTCACGTCGATCATTGCGGCCTGCTTCCAGGAGTTCGCAGGTGCAAGCTATTTGATCCAGAAGCGAGATCTGTCGCGCGCGAGTGTGCAGACCACGTTCACAATCACCCTCGCAATCTCGGCAGTCACCGCTTTGGTCCTGTTCACGTTTGCGCGGTTTGTCGCTCGTATGTTCGAGCTGGACAGCTTGCGTCAAGGCATCGAAGTTTCCGCGATCAATCTACTCCTATTGCCGTTTTCTGGGACTATTGCCGCTTTGTTCCGTCGTGAGATGCAGTTTGGAACACTGGCAATCTGCAACCTTGCCTCCGGTGCAGCAGCCGCGATCGTTTCGACCGGTCTCGCAATGGCCCACTTCAGCTACATGGCGCCGGTGTGGGGAGGCGTTGCCGGCAACGCGGTGCTGGCCCTGATGCTGCTGATTTGGCGGAGAGATCTCGACGCGATGCGGCCGTCGCTGGTCGACTGGCGGGAGATCGTCGGCTTCGGCCTCTATTCAGGAGCTGTTAGCGTTGTCAATGTGTTCTATGGCCTCGCGCCGCAGCTGTTCCTGGCAAGAATCCTCGATTTTGCCTCGGTCGGCCTCTACAGCCGAGCAACCGCATCGACACAGATCTTTGACAAGTTGGTCACGCAAGTCTTGAGTCCGGTCGTCATGCCTGCGGTTGTTGCGCGAAGCAACGCCGGAGGTGATCTCAAGGCCGTCTATCTTGCTGCTATTCGGTTGCTCTCGGTTGTGCAGTGGCCGTTCTTGATTTCGATTGCGATCATGGCCCGGCCAATCATTGTGATCTGGCTCGGCCCGGCGTGGCTGGAGATCGTCCCGCTTGTACAATTACTGTGTATTGCCAACCTCGCCCTTTTCGCGGCCTGCCTGACTTACCCTGTGTTTGTCGCGGTAGGAAGGGTGCAAGATGCACTGATCTCGTCGCTGGTTTCGCTGCCGCCGTCGCTCCTCGTCATCTTCGTCGCCTCGTTCTTCGGCGTGCACGCCGTCGCAGCGTCTGCGCTCCTGACATTGCCCTTCCAGGCTGCGGTCGCGGTGCATTTTCTAGGACGCCATCTCCGCCTTCGGCCGAGCGAATTTGCGCGTAGCCTGCAGATGAGTGCAACCGTAACGGCCCTCGTAGCTTCGGCAGTATTCATGTGCGCGACGCTGACCGAGGCGGAAGGCCTTTCGCCTCTTGTTGGATTGTTACTAACGTTCTCTGTTGCTGTGCTGTGTTGGTGGCTGGGACTAATGATGACGGGGCACCCGCTGTTGCAGCATCTTCATCATGCACTAATGGGTCTTGCGCGTATGGTACCGGCGCGGTGGCCCTCGCGTACGGCGCTCTAG
- a CDS encoding Gfo/Idh/MocA family protein, which yields MRDSQLGIGVVGYGYWGPNLVRNFSINPATRVVSVSDLDPARLGAMGQVYPGVTTTTRYDDLLKDSSIDAIAIATPVHTHYELAIAALKAGKHVLVEKPLAPSAELVTRLIDEADRRGLTLMVDHTFLYTPAVQKIRELLLKNELGDIYYYDSTRSSLGLFQKDVNVIWDLAVHDISIIHHIFNEEPVAVSATGSCHVAGSPENMAHITLFFANACVAHVSVNWLSPVKVRQTFIGGSKKMIVYDDLEPTEKVKVYDKGITLDTPPEDAHQFRIGYRAGDMWAPHISPKEALQTEVEHFVDCVRTGGQPISSGMSGLRVIEVLEAASFSIAKQGAPVLLREPYGVQQRARATA from the coding sequence ATGCGAGATAGCCAGCTGGGAATCGGCGTCGTTGGATACGGCTATTGGGGCCCCAATCTCGTTCGTAATTTCTCGATCAATCCCGCCACCCGCGTTGTCAGCGTGAGCGACCTTGATCCAGCTAGACTCGGCGCCATGGGGCAGGTCTACCCCGGGGTCACAACGACCACTCGCTATGATGATTTGCTGAAGGATAGCTCTATTGATGCAATCGCCATCGCTACGCCGGTGCACACACATTACGAGCTGGCAATTGCGGCGTTGAAGGCTGGCAAGCACGTGTTGGTCGAGAAGCCCCTAGCGCCGAGCGCCGAGCTGGTGACCCGCTTGATCGACGAAGCGGACCGGCGCGGGTTGACGCTGATGGTCGATCACACCTTTCTCTATACGCCAGCGGTGCAGAAGATTCGTGAGCTCTTGCTGAAGAATGAGCTTGGAGACATCTACTATTACGATAGTACACGCTCGAGTCTCGGACTCTTTCAAAAAGATGTAAATGTGATCTGGGATCTGGCGGTGCACGATATCTCGATCATCCATCATATCTTCAATGAGGAGCCGGTCGCGGTTTCGGCAACGGGGTCCTGCCACGTAGCCGGTTCGCCGGAAAACATGGCCCACATCACATTGTTCTTTGCCAACGCGTGTGTGGCCCATGTCAGCGTCAACTGGCTCTCGCCTGTCAAGGTGCGCCAGACGTTCATCGGCGGAAGCAAGAAGATGATCGTTTACGACGATCTCGAGCCAACCGAAAAGGTCAAGGTCTATGATAAGGGAATTACGCTCGATACGCCTCCGGAGGATGCGCATCAATTTCGGATTGGATATCGTGCCGGCGACATGTGGGCTCCGCATATCTCGCCAAAGGAGGCACTACAAACGGAAGTCGAGCATTTTGTCGACTGCGTGCGTACCGGCGGGCAGCCGATTTCGAGCGGCATGTCTGGGCTGCGCGTAATCGAGGTGCTGGAAGCGGCATCGTTTTCGATCGCAAAACAGGGGGCGCCGGTGCTCCTGAGGGAGCCTTACGGGGTTCAGCAACGCGCCAGGGCAACAGCTTGA
- the wecC gene encoding UDP-N-acetyl-D-mannosamine dehydrogenase, whose amino-acid sequence MHEFQKINVLGLGYIGLPTAALIASRGFQVVGIDTNERIVDTVASGKIHIAEPDLDGLVSKVVSSGTLTTSKTPQPADVFIIAVPTPIDRENRPDLSSVNAAVDNIIDLLAPGNLVILESTSPIGTTEAIAKRIVERRPELHIGINGKEDGAIYVAYCPERVLPGRILTELINNDRCIGGITPTCTRRAQRFYKMFVRGACVGTTARAAELVKLTENAFRDTNIAFANELSLICDRFDINVWEVIDIANRHPRVNVLRPGPGVGGHCIAVDPWFIIDSAPDLARVMRTSREVNNAKTQKIIERAEALIDDHPYANIACCGLTFKANVDDLRESPAMEIATHLAAKYGERIKVVEPNLRRLPPQLADHRVAFVSIEEALRSCEIALLLVDHDEFKMVPLAERRHLDVIDTRGIWQDMPART is encoded by the coding sequence ATGCATGAATTCCAAAAAATCAATGTCCTGGGACTTGGCTATATCGGTCTGCCGACCGCAGCGCTTATTGCGAGCCGAGGTTTTCAGGTGGTTGGCATCGACACCAATGAGCGCATCGTCGACACCGTTGCGTCTGGCAAAATTCATATCGCCGAGCCCGATCTGGACGGTCTCGTCTCGAAGGTCGTGTCGAGTGGCACGCTCACCACGTCCAAAACGCCGCAGCCGGCCGACGTTTTCATCATCGCAGTGCCGACGCCCATCGATCGCGAGAACCGTCCGGACCTGTCGAGCGTGAATGCGGCCGTCGACAATATCATAGATCTCCTCGCGCCAGGCAATCTTGTTATTCTCGAATCGACATCGCCGATCGGAACCACCGAAGCCATCGCGAAGCGGATCGTTGAACGCAGGCCAGAGCTGCACATAGGGATCAACGGCAAGGAGGATGGCGCGATTTACGTGGCCTATTGTCCCGAACGCGTGTTGCCGGGACGGATTTTGACCGAGCTTATCAACAATGACAGGTGCATCGGCGGGATTACGCCAACCTGCACGCGGCGTGCTCAACGGTTCTACAAAATGTTCGTTCGCGGTGCTTGCGTCGGCACAACGGCGCGGGCGGCCGAGCTGGTCAAGCTGACGGAGAATGCCTTCCGCGATACCAACATAGCATTTGCTAATGAACTCTCGCTGATCTGCGACAGGTTCGACATCAACGTCTGGGAGGTGATTGACATCGCCAACCGTCACCCTCGCGTAAACGTATTGCGGCCCGGGCCAGGTGTTGGCGGGCACTGTATTGCGGTAGACCCCTGGTTCATCATTGATTCCGCGCCGGATCTCGCCCGTGTGATGCGAACAAGTCGGGAAGTGAACAATGCCAAGACACAGAAGATCATCGAGCGCGCAGAGGCGCTGATCGACGATCATCCCTACGCAAACATTGCTTGTTGCGGATTGACCTTCAAGGCCAATGTCGACGACCTGCGTGAAAGCCCGGCCATGGAAATAGCTACGCATCTCGCTGCGAAATACGGCGAGCGGATCAAAGTTGTCGAGCCGAACTTGCGCCGTCTGCCACCTCAGCTGGCGGATCATCGTGTTGCATTCGTGAGTATCGAGGAAGCCCTGCGCAGTTGCGAAATCGCGCTTCTCCTCGTCGATCATGATGAATTCAAGATGGTGCCGCTGGCAGAGCGGCGGCACCTCGACGTCATCGATACGCGAGGCATATGGCAGGATATGCCGGCGCGGACATAG
- a CDS encoding glycosyltransferase family 4 protein yields the protein MKVLIYPHSMELGGSQLNALQLAEGVRDLGHDVIVASETGPLLDKVREAGLRHIGIPRHRARPSPRVSQMLRSIVKDGAIDVVHGHEWPPIVEAFLSVGLSTRAAVVGTVMSMSVPSFLPRAIPLTVGTEMILRAAVVAGHREVTLLEPPVDTISDHPLVDGTSFRVAQGIGPDQVVIAMVCRLVPNLKLEGLLSACDAVGEMALEGRPVRLLIIGDGPARPTVEERAARTNSLVGRNAVVLVGEMSDPRPGYAAADIIIGQGGSALRGMAFGKPLVVVGEDGFSELLTPESAPTFLRQGWYGLGNGSRGAGADALRSALETALASASLRYELGKFGRRLVEHRFSLVHAAKTIEQTYLHAVRTKMSTGRRLTDAGRCVVSLASYKVQRKYQRWMGLASAEDDNDRARISAVLSATHPATKAIGPRSDRSVPNPAAGISRQPDS from the coding sequence ATGAAGGTGCTGATCTATCCGCATTCCATGGAACTGGGAGGATCGCAACTCAATGCTTTGCAGCTCGCCGAGGGCGTTCGAGACCTCGGTCATGACGTGATCGTGGCGTCGGAGACCGGCCCCCTTTTGGACAAGGTAAGAGAGGCAGGGCTTAGACACATCGGAATTCCACGGCATCGAGCCCGCCCCTCGCCGCGGGTCAGTCAGATGCTGCGCAGTATTGTAAAGGACGGCGCGATAGACGTGGTGCACGGCCATGAATGGCCACCCATCGTCGAGGCTTTTCTGAGCGTCGGTCTGTCGACCCGGGCTGCTGTGGTGGGGACGGTCATGTCCATGTCCGTACCCTCCTTCCTTCCGCGTGCCATTCCTCTGACCGTAGGTACAGAGATGATCCTTCGCGCGGCGGTCGTAGCAGGACACCGGGAGGTTACCCTGCTAGAGCCTCCGGTCGATACGATATCCGATCATCCCCTGGTCGACGGCACCAGTTTTCGCGTTGCTCAAGGTATCGGACCTGACCAGGTCGTCATCGCGATGGTCTGTCGGCTGGTGCCGAACTTGAAATTGGAGGGTCTGCTATCGGCGTGCGATGCCGTTGGCGAGATGGCGCTCGAAGGTCGGCCGGTGCGGCTGCTGATTATAGGCGACGGACCCGCGCGCCCCACGGTTGAAGAGCGCGCTGCCCGGACCAACTCCCTGGTCGGCCGGAATGCCGTAGTACTGGTGGGCGAGATGTCCGATCCGCGCCCCGGCTATGCAGCCGCGGATATTATTATCGGCCAAGGCGGTTCGGCGCTGCGTGGGATGGCTTTTGGGAAACCGCTGGTGGTCGTTGGCGAGGACGGATTCAGTGAGCTGTTGACGCCCGAGAGTGCGCCGACCTTCCTGCGACAAGGCTGGTACGGATTGGGCAACGGCTCGCGCGGCGCCGGCGCAGATGCCCTTCGATCGGCTCTCGAGACCGCTCTCGCCTCTGCATCGCTCCGTTACGAGCTTGGGAAGTTCGGCCGACGGCTGGTGGAGCACCGCTTCAGCCTCGTGCACGCCGCGAAAACGATAGAGCAAACCTATCTGCACGCGGTGCGCACCAAGATGTCAACCGGAAGACGATTGACAGATGCCGGTCGATGCGTCGTCAGCCTAGCCAGCTACAAGGTCCAACGGAAATACCAGCGTTGGATGGGTCTGGCTTCCGCCGAAGACGACAACGATCGAGCCCGAATCTCGGCGGTGCTGTCTGCCACCCACCCGGCAACGAAAGCGATCGGTCCGCGATCAGACAGGAGCGTGCCGAATCCGGCTGCTGGGATATCCCGGCAGCCCGATTCCTGA
- a CDS encoding NAD-dependent epimerase/dehydratase family protein has translation MIDLKGKRVLVTGGAGFIGSHIIDLLCDEGCIEIVAIDNMIRGRPENLGRALGRGPVRVVHGDIRDRKLMEALLKAADIVFHQAALRITHCAAEPRLAKEVMVDATYDLLELCIKHDVEKIIAASSASVYGMAEEFPTTERQNAYNNRTLYGAAKAFNEALLRTFNDAYGIDYVALRYFNVYGGRMDIHGRYTEVLIRWMERLEAGLPPIIFGDGHQTMDFVHVRDIARANILAARAKITDEVFNVGSGTETSLTELATVLASVMGRRGLAPEFAPERSVNPVPRRLASTGKAERLLGFRTTVSLEQGLAELVKWWRSERELASGSQRQAAAS, from the coding sequence TTGATTGATCTCAAGGGAAAACGCGTTCTGGTCACCGGCGGCGCAGGTTTCATCGGCTCCCACATCATTGATCTGCTCTGCGATGAGGGCTGCATCGAGATCGTTGCCATCGACAACATGATAAGAGGCCGGCCGGAAAATCTCGGGCGCGCGCTCGGACGTGGCCCGGTGAGAGTGGTTCATGGCGACATACGCGATCGCAAGCTGATGGAGGCGTTGCTCAAGGCTGCTGATATTGTATTTCACCAGGCGGCGCTCCGAATCACTCATTGTGCGGCCGAACCACGCCTTGCCAAGGAGGTCATGGTGGACGCCACCTACGACCTGCTGGAGTTGTGCATCAAGCACGATGTTGAGAAGATCATCGCGGCGTCGTCGGCATCCGTATACGGCATGGCAGAGGAATTTCCCACCACCGAGCGCCAGAATGCGTACAACAACCGAACTCTCTATGGAGCCGCTAAGGCCTTTAATGAGGCTTTGCTGCGTACCTTCAACGATGCGTACGGGATCGACTACGTCGCACTTCGATATTTCAACGTCTACGGCGGGCGGATGGACATCCACGGCCGGTATACCGAGGTCTTGATCCGCTGGATGGAGCGGCTGGAAGCCGGATTACCTCCGATCATTTTTGGTGACGGTCATCAAACCATGGATTTCGTCCACGTCCGCGACATCGCGCGTGCCAATATCCTTGCGGCCAGGGCAAAGATCACTGATGAGGTGTTCAACGTCGGGAGCGGCACGGAAACCAGCCTGACGGAGCTGGCTACGGTGCTTGCCTCCGTGATGGGACGCCGCGGCCTGGCACCCGAATTCGCGCCGGAACGCTCCGTTAATCCGGTGCCTCGACGGCTGGCATCAACCGGCAAAGCAGAGCGTTTGCTGGGGTTCCGCACCACGGTTTCGCTGGAACAGGGGCTCGCCGAGCTCGTGAAATGGTGGCGATCCGAACGCGAACTTGCTTCCGGCTCCCAGCGGCAGGCGGCGGCATCGTGA
- a CDS encoding WecB/TagA/CpsF family glycosyltransferase, with the protein MRASFLGCPVDFLTMAETVELARGAMRSRQRLQHVALNVAKFVNMRSDPVLAADVANSDVVGIDGMGILWGARALGLPATSRVAGVDLLAELLAVCAHEGFKPYFLGATPVVLQQAVQVARGRYPSLAFAGWHDGYFKPEQENDVVRDIQSSAADCLFIGMPTPRKERFLAAHRDDLGVPFIMGVGGAFDVLAGIVRRAPVQMQRLGLEWLYRIYQEPGRMWWRYATTNTLFAGVLAQALIKQALRYRLGAPGVVPPGPSRIGG; encoded by the coding sequence ATGCGCGCATCATTTCTGGGATGCCCCGTCGACTTCCTGACAATGGCTGAAACCGTCGAATTGGCGCGCGGGGCCATGCGCAGCCGTCAGCGGTTGCAACATGTGGCGCTGAACGTCGCCAAATTCGTCAATATGCGATCCGATCCCGTGCTTGCGGCCGATGTCGCCAACAGCGATGTCGTTGGCATCGACGGCATGGGAATTCTCTGGGGCGCCCGAGCGCTCGGGCTTCCGGCGACGTCGCGGGTCGCGGGCGTGGATCTCCTTGCCGAGTTGCTTGCGGTATGTGCGCACGAGGGCTTCAAGCCCTATTTCCTGGGAGCCACTCCCGTCGTACTACAACAAGCTGTGCAAGTGGCGCGCGGGAGGTATCCTTCACTTGCCTTTGCGGGCTGGCACGACGGCTACTTCAAACCCGAGCAAGAGAATGACGTCGTCCGGGACATCCAATCCAGCGCGGCTGATTGTCTTTTCATCGGCATGCCGACACCCCGGAAAGAGCGCTTTCTCGCCGCCCATCGCGATGATCTCGGCGTACCCTTCATCATGGGCGTGGGTGGTGCGTTCGATGTTCTAGCAGGCATTGTTCGGCGCGCGCCGGTACAGATGCAGCGGCTCGGGCTCGAATGGCTGTACCGCATCTATCAGGAGCCTGGACGGATGTGGTGGCGATACGCCACGACGAACACGCTGTTTGCAGGCGTCTTGGCGCAGGCCCTCATCAAGCAGGCCCTTCGGTATCGGCTTGGTGCGCCCGGCGTCGTTCCGCCGGGTCCCAGCCGGATCGGAGGGTAA
- a CDS encoding glycosyltransferase family 2 protein: MISVIIPHLNQPDALEACLRSLDAQTLSRHSFEVIVVDNGSATSPTDVVARHPGVSLLHESEPGPGPARNAGVTIARGEMLAFIDADCRAHPDWLHIIVQWSRSSPPDTVLGGDVRIWTAENESLSAVAAYETVFAYRFKLYIERHGYSGTGNMAVLRRDFDRVGPFAGVDVAEDMEWGQRALRAGLRFRYIPDMVVFHPARSSLRELYAKWDRQIAHYRNMAEGNPAWQLRWIAQALLVLASLAPGAVTILTSDRLHGGSPRLKAIAVLCAVRAHRAMTMLSHLGGRRAMAWNR, translated from the coding sequence ATGATTTCCGTCATTATTCCCCACCTCAACCAGCCTGATGCGCTGGAAGCCTGTTTGCGTAGCCTTGACGCACAGACCCTGAGTCGGCATTCGTTCGAGGTCATCGTGGTAGACAACGGATCGGCAACGTCCCCAACGGACGTCGTTGCTCGACATCCCGGGGTGTCTTTGCTGCATGAATCGGAGCCCGGTCCCGGTCCAGCGCGCAATGCCGGCGTGACGATCGCGAGAGGTGAGATGCTCGCCTTCATCGATGCGGATTGCAGGGCGCATCCGGATTGGCTTCACATCATAGTGCAATGGTCGCGCTCGTCGCCGCCTGACACGGTCCTCGGGGGCGACGTTCGCATCTGGACGGCGGAAAATGAGAGTCTTAGTGCCGTTGCAGCTTATGAGACCGTCTTCGCTTACCGCTTCAAGCTTTATATCGAGCGCCACGGTTATTCCGGCACAGGAAATATGGCAGTGCTTCGTCGCGATTTCGATCGCGTCGGCCCATTCGCTGGCGTCGATGTTGCGGAAGACATGGAGTGGGGGCAGCGTGCACTACGTGCCGGACTCCGATTTCGGTACATCCCCGACATGGTCGTCTTCCATCCAGCGCGAAGCTCCCTTCGGGAGCTCTATGCAAAATGGGATCGACAAATCGCACACTATCGCAACATGGCTGAAGGTAATCCAGCATGGCAATTGCGTTGGATTGCGCAGGCTTTGCTGGTCCTGGCATCACTTGCGCCAGGCGCTGTTACGATACTAACCAGCGACCGTCTACATGGCGGCAGCCCCCGTCTCAAGGCTATCGCCGTTCTGTGTGCTGTCCGAGCACATCGTGCCATGACGATGCTTTCGCACCTGGGCGGGCGGCGAGCAATGGCTTGGAACCGTTAG
- a CDS encoding acyltransferase — MPIAQDVVLGRNVRILHPDLVNLYGCAIGDESRIGTFVEIQAGAKVGARCKISSHSFICEGVTIEDEVFVGHGVMFTNDKHPKATTADGRPQQASDWTLQRTRVGRGASIGSNSTILCGVTIGEGASIGAGAVVTRDVPPGAVVAGVPARVLSAAETAVLGDRGSAKALRKPF; from the coding sequence ATGCCTATTGCGCAAGACGTCGTGCTCGGTCGCAATGTCCGTATCCTGCATCCAGACCTGGTGAACCTGTATGGTTGCGCCATTGGTGACGAGAGCAGGATCGGAACCTTCGTCGAAATCCAGGCGGGGGCGAAGGTCGGTGCACGTTGCAAGATATCGTCGCACAGCTTCATCTGCGAGGGAGTCACGATCGAGGATGAAGTGTTCGTCGGTCATGGCGTAATGTTCACGAACGACAAACACCCGAAGGCAACGACGGCGGATGGTCGTCCTCAGCAAGCGTCGGACTGGACGCTGCAGCGCACTCGCGTCGGTAGGGGAGCTTCGATCGGCTCGAACTCCACGATTCTGTGCGGAGTGACGATTGGAGAGGGGGCCTCCATAGGTGCGGGTGCGGTGGTGACGAGAGACGTTCCGCCTGGGGCTGTCGTCGCGGGAGTGCCCGCTCGGGTATTGTCTGCGGCTGAAACGGCGGTCTTGGGCGATCGCGGCTCAGCGAAGGCGCTTCGTAAACCATTTTAA